In one window of Leptotrichia sp. oral taxon 215 str. W9775 DNA:
- a CDS encoding N-6 DNA methylase, which translates to MNNLFNQKILAKKAEEEVDLSRHNLSERRKALDKWINNLENGVLDNSKEEEFQGEFLYDIFTTVLRAVNKSDGEKEWNLERETKTKMDGQKADGVLGFFDVDGKKDVRAVIELKGAKVSLDVRQKRVGDTRSPVEQAFGYAPKYGSSCQWVIVSNYKEIRLYRQNEMNEYQVFFLEDLKDDLEFKKFIYVLSFYSLVGTKNKKAKTMELSEEYQKNQAEIEKKFYNEYKNIRMHIFENMRKNNPQINEHILIEKVQKLLDRFLFICFCEDKGLLPNNSYDKIVQRGEAIDDIFESFKMLCNWINIGNMKNGINKFNGGLFKNDDILDSLYVDNEVFEEMKKISGYDFDSELNENILGHIFEQSVSDIEELKKSVSGEEFDSKKSKRKKDGIFYTPKYITKYIVENSIKNWLDDKKKELGEDELPELTEKDFEISYASKKSDKRIYSENLKKHIDFWTKYREAVKNIKIVDPACGSGAFLITAFEYLLNYNNYLDDKIFDLTGVKDLFSDTTKEILQNNIFGVDLNKESVEITKLSLWLKTADGNKTLATLEDNIKCGNSLIDDPEIAGEMAFDWEKEFPEIFANGGFDIVVGNPPYVSTKQIPANDRNYYWDKYKEILFSEMDLYEIFIYKSIKELLKNKGYLGFITPDSYFTNTSFEYLRKYLLEKTRIIEIIDFPYRFYPFEEVNTETAILILNKKIKKNFVNLKVSNKNINNLYLKESLKNNIQLNQEEILNKYDNKIIVNMNLVLDKLLKNDLKFGNYLELHKGWMSVPKKIKVNSKEIGTGVFTKEEAIKNNIINSCSEYLEGRDIHRYFIDQVDKYVYIEDIDKITKGWHFSPKIILQRIVGQNKNKIFATIDLNQKIIFPNANLVNLINKNDDVRFYLTILNSRLISYFYNLYYGESNTNLTKIAFENIPLTDIKNINQQPFIEKADKMLSLNKDLQEKVSSFQRLLIRKFELEKLSTKLQDWYLLEFSEFIKELKKLKIKLSLKEEIEWEEIFIEKKEEVEKVKNEIEITDKEIDRMVYELYGLNEEEIRIIEGD; encoded by the coding sequence ATGAATAATCTATTTAATCAGAAAATACTGGCTAAAAAAGCTGAAGAAGAAGTAGATTTGAGTAGACATAATTTATCTGAAAGAAGAAAAGCATTGGATAAGTGGATAAATAACCTTGAAAATGGAGTTCTGGATAATTCTAAGGAAGAGGAATTTCAAGGGGAATTTTTATATGATATATTTACAACTGTTTTAAGGGCTGTAAATAAGTCGGATGGTGAAAAAGAGTGGAATCTTGAGAGGGAAACGAAAACTAAAATGGATGGTCAGAAGGCTGATGGAGTTTTAGGTTTTTTTGATGTGGACGGAAAGAAAGATGTAAGGGCTGTAATTGAACTGAAAGGGGCAAAAGTATCCCTTGATGTAAGACAGAAAAGAGTTGGAGATACTAGAAGTCCTGTAGAACAGGCATTTGGATATGCACCGAAATATGGGAGTAGTTGCCAATGGGTAATAGTCTCAAATTACAAGGAAATAAGACTTTACAGACAAAATGAAATGAACGAGTATCAGGTATTTTTCCTTGAAGATTTAAAGGATGACCTGGAATTTAAGAAGTTTATTTATGTGCTTTCATTTTATTCTTTGGTTGGTACTAAAAATAAAAAGGCAAAAACAATGGAGCTTTCAGAAGAATATCAGAAAAATCAGGCTGAAATTGAAAAAAAGTTTTATAACGAATATAAAAATATAAGAATGCATATTTTTGAGAATATGAGAAAGAATAATCCTCAAATAAATGAGCACATTCTAATTGAAAAAGTACAGAAATTGCTGGATAGATTTTTATTTATCTGTTTCTGCGAGGATAAGGGTCTTCTACCGAATAATAGTTATGACAAAATTGTTCAGCGTGGAGAAGCAATAGACGATATATTTGAAAGTTTTAAAATGCTTTGTAACTGGATAAACATTGGAAATATGAAAAATGGAATCAATAAATTTAATGGAGGACTGTTTAAAAATGATGATATTTTAGATAGTCTTTATGTAGATAATGAAGTTTTTGAAGAAATGAAAAAGATTTCTGGATACGATTTTGATTCTGAACTAAATGAAAATATATTAGGACATATTTTTGAGCAGTCTGTAAGTGATATAGAGGAATTGAAAAAATCTGTATCAGGAGAAGAATTTGACAGCAAGAAGAGTAAAAGGAAAAAAGATGGAATTTTTTACACACCAAAGTATATAACAAAATATATTGTAGAAAATTCTATAAAAAACTGGCTTGATGATAAGAAAAAAGAACTTGGGGAAGATGAACTTCCTGAACTTACTGAAAAAGATTTTGAAATAAGTTATGCAAGTAAAAAAAGTGATAAAAGAATTTATAGTGAGAATTTAAAAAAACATATAGATTTCTGGACAAAATACAGGGAAGCTGTAAAAAATATAAAAATTGTCGACCCTGCCTGTGGAAGTGGAGCATTTTTAATTACAGCTTTTGAATATCTGTTAAATTATAATAACTATCTGGATGACAAAATTTTTGATTTGACAGGGGTAAAGGATTTATTTTCAGACACAACAAAGGAAATTTTGCAGAATAATATATTTGGTGTGGATTTGAATAAGGAAAGTGTGGAAATTACAAAGTTATCATTGTGGCTAAAAACAGCAGATGGAAATAAAACACTGGCAACACTTGAAGATAATATAAAGTGTGGAAATTCATTGATAGATGACCCTGAAATAGCAGGAGAAATGGCATTTGACTGGGAAAAGGAGTTTCCGGAAATATTTGCAAATGGAGGATTTGATATTGTTGTGGGAAATCCGCCTTATGTTTCTACAAAACAAATACCAGCAAATGACAGAAACTATTATTGGGATAAATACAAAGAAATTTTATTTTCTGAAATGGATTTATATGAAATATTTATATATAAATCAATAAAAGAATTGTTGAAAAATAAAGGTTATCTAGGATTTATTACACCTGATTCTTATTTTACGAATACAAGCTTTGAATATTTAAGAAAATATTTGTTAGAAAAAACAAGAATTATTGAAATAATTGATTTTCCTTATAGATTTTATCCATTTGAAGAAGTTAATACAGAAACAGCAATTCTTATATTAAATAAAAAAATAAAGAAGAATTTTGTGAATTTAAAAGTTTCAAATAAAAATATAAATAATTTATATTTGAAAGAAAGTTTAAAGAATAATATTCAACTTAATCAAGAGGAAATATTAAATAAATATGATAATAAAATAATTGTTAATATGAATTTAGTTCTAGACAAATTGCTAAAAAATGATTTGAAATTTGGAAATTATTTAGAACTACATAAAGGGTGGATGAGTGTTCCGAAAAAAATAAAGGTGAATTCAAAAGAAATAGGAACAGGAGTATTTACAAAAGAAGAGGCAATAAAAAATAATATTATTAATAGTTGCTCTGAATATTTAGAAGGTAGAGATATACACCGATATTTTATAGATCAAGTGGATAAATATGTTTATATAGAGGATATTGATAAAATAACGAAAGGATGGCATTTTTCACCTAAAATAATACTTCAAAGAATAGTTGGTCAAAATAAAAATAAAATATTTGCAACTATAGACTTAAATCAAAAAATTATATTCCCAAATGCAAATTTAGTTAATTTGATAAACAAAAATGATGATGTAAGATTTTATTTAACAATTTTGAATTCTAGACTAATTAGCTATTTTTATAATTTATATTATGGTGAATCAAATACAAATTTAACAAAAATAGCTTTTGAAAATATTCCATTAACAGATATAAAAAATATAAATCAACAGCCTTTTATCGAAAAAGCTGATAAAATGTTATCTCTAAATAAAGACTTGCAGGAAAAGGTTTCGTCATTCCAAAGATTATTAATTAGAAAATTTGAATTGGAAAAATTATCAACAAAATTACAGGACTGGTATTTACTTGAATTCTCTGAATTTATAAAAGAATTGAAAAAATTGAAAATAAAATTATCTTTAAAAGAAGAGATAGAATGGGAAGAAATATTTATAGAGAAAAAAGAAGAAGTTGAAAAAGTAAAAAATGAAATTGAAATTACAGATAAAGAAATTGATAGAATGGTTTATGAATTGTATGGGTTAAATGAAGAAGAAATCAGGATAATAGAAGGAGATTAA